The genomic window GAGCTGATCGGCTTTGAGCATGATACCGCAAAAATCGAAGGCTCTGTAGAAAAGAATGCCGGAACAGTGCCACTCGAAATAATCATATCAAGTAAGGGCCGCAAGACCAAGGTCAATCATATTGAACAGAAGCGTTTGAGTTCGTATATCGGACAGTTGAACGTGATCCTGTTTGCACCTGAAGATCTATCGCTGGTCAAAGGTTCTCCCCAACTCAGAAGAAAATTCATAGATATGGAACTGGGGCAGGTCAATCCAATTTACTTGTATGATCTGGTCCAATATCAGTCTGTGCTGAAGCAGCGAAATCAATACTTAAAACAGTTAGCTGATAAACGTCAGACTGACACGGTTTATTTGGATATATTGACTGAGCAGCTGGCAGAATTTGGTGGTAAGGTGCTGTTTGCAAGACTTGTATTCATCAAAAAATTGGAGAGATGGGCCAATGAGCTGCACAAGCGAATCAGTCATGGTCGGGAAGAGCTTTCTATAGAGTATGCATCTAGCGTTGCTCTAAGTGAGGAAGACAATACGGTAGAAGCACTCCAGAAAACAATTTTGCAACAGTTACAAAGCAATAGAAAGAGAGAGCTTTTCAAGGCAACGACCTTTCTAGGGCCTCACAGAGATGACCTGATTTTTAATGTGAATGACCAAAATGTTCAAACGTATGGTTCACAAGGGCAGCAAAGAACAACTGCTTTAAGTGTCAAATTGGCTGAGATTGATTTGATGTATGCTGAGACCGGAGAATACCCGGTTCTGCTTTTAGATGATGTTATGAGCGAGCTGGATGATGAAAGACAGCTGCACCTATTGGAAGCAATTGAAGGGAAAGTTCAAACCTTCATTACAACGACGACACTGAATCATTTAACCAATAAAATTACTGTTGAGCCGGATATATTCCATGTTCGACAGGGAGAGATAGCGAGGGAATCATCGAATGACTGAAGAAGAAAAGAACATGAAAGAACGTGCCAAAGAGTATGATGCCAGCCAGATACAGG from Enterococcus sp. 9E7_DIV0242 includes these protein-coding regions:
- the recF gene encoding DNA replication/repair protein RecF (All proteins in this family for which functions are known are DNA-binding proteins that assist the filamentation of RecA onto DNA for the initiation of recombination or recombinational repair.), coding for MRLNSISLKHYRNYKDASLEFPKSLTIFLGENAQGKTNMLESIYVLAMTRSHRTSNEKELIGFEHDTAKIEGSVEKNAGTVPLEIIISSKGRKTKVNHIEQKRLSSYIGQLNVILFAPEDLSLVKGSPQLRRKFIDMELGQVNPIYLYDLVQYQSVLKQRNQYLKQLADKRQTDTVYLDILTEQLAEFGGKVLFARLVFIKKLERWANELHKRISHGREELSIEYASSVALSEEDNTVEALQKTILQQLQSNRKRELFKATTFLGPHRDDLIFNVNDQNVQTYGSQGQQRTTALSVKLAEIDLMYAETGEYPVLLLDDVMSELDDERQLHLLEAIEGKVQTFITTTTLNHLTNKITVEPDIFHVRQGEIARESSND